In a genomic window of Acidobacteriota bacterium:
- the dusB gene encoding tRNA dihydrouridine synthase DusB, which produces MLHLGTVPVDPPLILAPMAGVTDRDFRRIVRRIGGVGIVTMEFLSSKGLVGKDPRVLRLLHFCEEERPLSIQIYGSDADTMAEAARRVEAMGADVCDINMGCPANKVLKGCAGAALMGDLELAQRIIRQVRQVLTIPLTVKFRLGLDAESANYLELGRICQGEGVDGVAMHGRTAKEMFRGQADWSPIARLKDSLDIPVFGNGDVRTADDALEMLRTTGCDAVMIGRGATRNPWIFRQTACRLAGERWPEPTLAERRRLMLDHFSAVIEREDPVYALHKLRGFTNWYSHGLPEGLSLRRQLSGLDDAPAVMAAVRRHFERIAVEQAA; this is translated from the coding sequence ATGCTGCACCTCGGCACCGTTCCCGTCGATCCACCGCTGATTCTCGCGCCAATGGCAGGAGTCACCGATCGTGACTTCCGCCGCATCGTGCGCCGGATCGGAGGCGTCGGCATCGTCACCATGGAGTTTCTGTCGTCGAAGGGTCTCGTCGGCAAGGATCCGCGGGTTCTCCGCCTGCTCCATTTCTGTGAGGAAGAGCGGCCCCTTTCGATCCAGATCTATGGCTCCGATGCGGACACCATGGCGGAGGCGGCGCGCCGGGTCGAGGCGATGGGAGCCGACGTCTGCGACATCAACATGGGCTGCCCCGCCAACAAGGTCTTGAAGGGTTGCGCCGGGGCCGCCTTGATGGGGGACCTCGAGCTCGCTCAGCGCATCATTCGCCAGGTTCGCCAGGTCTTGACCATTCCGCTGACGGTCAAGTTCCGCCTCGGCCTCGACGCCGAAAGCGCCAACTACCTCGAGCTCGGGCGAATCTGCCAAGGAGAAGGCGTCGACGGCGTCGCCATGCACGGGCGCACCGCCAAGGAAATGTTCCGCGGCCAGGCCGACTGGTCACCGATCGCCCGCCTCAAAGACAGCCTCGACATCCCGGTCTTCGGCAACGGCGACGTGCGCACCGCCGACGATGCCCTCGAGATGCTCCGCACCACCGGCTGCGACGCCGTCATGATTGGCCGTGGCGCGACGCGCAACCCGTGGATTTTTCGACAGACCGCTTGCCGCCTCGCTGGCGAGCGCTGGCCCGAGCCGACCCTCGCCGAACGACGGCGCTTGATGCTCGATCACTTCAGCGCCGTCATCGAACGCGAAGACCCGGTCTATGCCCTCCACAAGCTGCGCGGCTTCACCAACTGGTACAGCCACGGCCTGCCCGAAGGTCTGAGCCTGAGGCGACAGCTCAGCGGGCTGGACGACGCACCGGCGGTGATGGCGGCGGTGCGTCGGCACTTCGAACGGATCGCCGTCGAGCAGGCGGCCTGA
- the mtnA gene encoding S-methyl-5-thioribose-1-phosphate isomerase: MTDSSHSREDFSPIRWSERGFLELLDQTRLPAEEIWLECRRVEDVAGAIRRLSVRGAPAIGVTAAYGLVVALDECAGEDWADCFDRQAELLGATRPTAVNLRWALRQGRELWVRHRSAGREAVRTELLAWARRLHREDIAANRRIGSHGAGLFAAEERVLTHCNTGALATAGYGTALGVIRSAWDDGKVSLVWVDETRPLLQGARLTAWELAGLGIPHRLVTDSSAGTLLARGMVDRVVVGADRIAANGDAANKIGTYPLAVLAARHGVPFYVAAPLSTIDRETASGDAIPIEERASGEVTEILGQTAAPRQTEAMNFAFDVTPAELIAAIITDAGVLEAPYEESIRRAFEAVEE, encoded by the coding sequence ATGACCGACAGCTCCCATTCCCGCGAAGACTTCTCTCCCATCCGCTGGTCCGAAAGGGGTTTCCTAGAGCTCCTCGATCAAACCCGCCTGCCGGCGGAAGAAATCTGGCTCGAGTGCCGTCGGGTGGAGGATGTCGCCGGCGCCATCCGGCGACTTTCGGTGCGTGGGGCACCGGCCATCGGGGTCACCGCCGCCTACGGTCTGGTGGTCGCCCTCGACGAGTGCGCCGGCGAGGATTGGGCGGACTGCTTTGATCGCCAGGCCGAGCTTCTCGGCGCCACCCGGCCGACGGCCGTCAACCTGCGCTGGGCCCTGCGTCAGGGGCGCGAGCTCTGGGTGCGGCATCGCTCGGCGGGGCGCGAGGCGGTGCGGACGGAGCTCCTTGCCTGGGCCCGGCGGCTGCATCGCGAAGACATCGCCGCCAACCGTCGAATCGGCAGCCATGGAGCCGGCCTGTTCGCCGCCGAGGAGCGGGTCTTGACCCATTGCAACACCGGGGCCTTGGCCACCGCCGGCTACGGCACCGCGCTGGGAGTGATCCGGTCGGCTTGGGACGACGGCAAGGTTTCGCTGGTGTGGGTCGACGAGACGCGGCCGCTGCTGCAGGGCGCCCGGCTCACCGCCTGGGAGCTCGCCGGCCTCGGCATTCCCCATCGGTTGGTCACCGACTCGAGCGCCGGAACCCTGCTCGCCCGCGGCATGGTGGACCGGGTGGTGGTGGGGGCGGACCGCATCGCCGCCAACGGCGATGCCGCCAACAAGATCGGCACCTATCCACTGGCCGTCCTGGCGGCGCGCCACGGAGTGCCCTTCTATGTCGCCGCTCCGCTCTCGACCATCGATCGCGAAACGGCTTCGGGGGATGCGATTCCGATCGAGGAGCGAGCGTCCGGCGAGGTCACGGAGATCCTCGGCCAGACGGCGGCGCCGCGGCAAACGGAAGCGATGAACTTCGCCTTCGACGTCACCCCGGCGGAGCTCATCGCGGCGATCATCACCGATGCCGGTGTGCTCGAAGCGCCCTATGAAGAGAGCATTCGCCGCGCCTTCGAGGCGGTTGAAGAGTAG
- a CDS encoding PLP-dependent aspartate aminotransferase family protein — MKGDTRGRGFSTRAIHAGQAPDPRTGAVAVPIYQTSTYVQPELGHEPTYEYARVQNPTREALEENIASLESGATGHAFASGMAAIGALMTFLESGDHAVVSQNVYGGTYRYFHQMLERQGLTFTWVDTSDLAAVEGAMTDRTRMVFVETPTNPLMEIADLAGIAEIAHRRQALLTVDNTFLSPYLQRPIEHGADLVVHSTTKFLNGHSDSIGGVVATARTELGEWLDFVQKSAGGILSPFDSFLILRGIKTLPVRMDRHESNTRRIVELLTAHPRVESVLYPGLPDHPGHALQQRQASGFGAMVSFEVGSYEVAKQILDRVRVMSLAESLGGVETLISHPASMTHASVPPERRAAIGLSDSLVRISVGLEDVEDLVEDLSQALDD, encoded by the coding sequence ATGAAGGGCGACACTCGAGGTCGCGGGTTTTCCACCCGCGCCATCCACGCCGGCCAGGCGCCGGATCCGCGCACCGGCGCGGTGGCCGTTCCCATCTACCAGACGTCGACCTACGTGCAGCCGGAGCTCGGCCACGAACCGACCTACGAGTATGCCCGGGTGCAGAATCCGACCCGCGAAGCCCTCGAAGAGAACATCGCTTCGCTCGAGTCCGGCGCCACCGGCCACGCTTTCGCTTCCGGCATGGCGGCGATCGGTGCGCTCATGACCTTCCTGGAGTCCGGCGACCACGCCGTGGTCTCCCAGAACGTCTACGGCGGCACCTATCGCTACTTTCACCAGATGCTCGAGCGCCAGGGATTGACCTTCACCTGGGTCGACACCAGCGACCTGGCGGCGGTCGAAGGGGCGATGACGGACCGCACCCGCATGGTCTTCGTCGAGACGCCGACCAATCCGCTGATGGAGATCGCCGACCTCGCCGGCATCGCCGAGATCGCCCATCGGCGCCAGGCCCTGCTCACCGTCGACAACACCTTCCTGTCACCCTACCTGCAGCGCCCAATCGAGCACGGTGCCGATCTGGTGGTGCACTCGACGACCAAGTTCCTCAACGGTCACAGCGATTCCATCGGCGGTGTGGTGGCGACGGCGCGGACTGAGCTCGGCGAGTGGCTCGACTTCGTCCAGAAGTCCGCCGGCGGCATCCTCTCGCCCTTCGACAGCTTCCTCATCCTGCGCGGTATCAAGACCCTGCCGGTGCGCATGGATCGCCACGAGAGCAACACCCGCCGCATCGTCGAGCTGCTCACCGCCCACCCGCGAGTCGAGTCGGTGCTCTATCCCGGCCTGCCGGATCACCCGGGTCATGCCCTCCAGCAGCGTCAGGCCTCCGGCTTCGGCGCCATGGTGAGCTTCGAGGTCGGCTCCTACGAGGTCGCCAAGCAGATCCTCGACCGGGTGCGGGTGATGAGCCTGGCGGAGAGCCTCGGCGGCGTCGAGACCCTGATCTCGCATCCCGCCTCGATGACCCACGCCTCGGTGCCACCGGAGCGCCGCGCCGCCATCGGCCTGAGCGACAGCCTGGTGCGCATCTCCGTCGGCCTCGAAGACGTCGAGGACCTGGTCGAAGACCTGAGCCAAGCCCTGGACGACTAG
- a CDS encoding class I SAM-dependent methyltransferase: MAWYREWFGQDYLALYSHRDEQEAEKNVDFVERHFGPTKPRAVLDLACGAGRHTEALRRRGIRALGVDLSLTLLSRRPELPRVRADMKELPFAADSFDWVLNFFTSFGYFESERENFRVLEEVVRILAPGGRFLIDLMNRDRVLDQLRPRESRQEEGRRVDIERWYDPATCRINKRITLRPVGAAPRTYLESVRAYAPEEVTVGLRWAGLEVAEVFGNFQGEPFDRDSERLILLCDKPL; this comes from the coding sequence ATGGCCTGGTATAGAGAATGGTTTGGCCAGGACTACCTGGCGCTCTATTCCCATCGCGACGAACAAGAAGCCGAAAAGAACGTCGACTTCGTCGAGCGTCACTTCGGGCCCACAAAACCGCGGGCGGTGCTCGATCTGGCCTGCGGTGCCGGCCGCCACACGGAGGCGCTGCGGCGGCGTGGCATTCGGGCTCTCGGGGTCGACCTCTCCCTGACTCTTCTCTCGCGCCGACCGGAGCTTCCCAGGGTGCGGGCCGACATGAAGGAGCTGCCCTTTGCGGCCGACTCCTTCGACTGGGTGTTGAATTTCTTCACCTCCTTCGGATACTTCGAGAGTGAACGCGAGAATTTCCGCGTCCTCGAAGAGGTTGTCCGGATCCTGGCCCCTGGGGGCCGTTTCTTGATCGACCTGATGAACCGCGATCGGGTTCTCGATCAGCTGCGCCCCCGGGAGAGTCGCCAGGAGGAGGGCCGTCGGGTCGACATCGAGCGTTGGTATGACCCGGCAACTTGCCGGATCAACAAACGGATCACGCTTCGTCCCGTGGGCGCCGCGCCGCGTACCTATCTCGAGAGTGTGCGCGCCTATGCGCCCGAGGAGGTCACCGTCGGTCTGCGCTGGGCGGGCCTCGAGGTGGCCGAGGTGTTCGGGAACTTCCAGGGAGAACCATTCGATCGTGACAGCGAACGCCTCATCCTTCTCTGCGACAAGCCGCTCTGA
- a CDS encoding DUF4190 domain-containing protein: MSSDAPSAELPPAPAPTPATAGSAPAAGSQAVIALILGILGLASCQVLGPIAWYLGHQELQAIRASGRGSAQDEGMALAGKILGIIATVALAMVLAVGLVWILIAALVVLGTL; encoded by the coding sequence ATGTCCTCCGACGCTCCATCGGCTGAGCTCCCGCCGGCGCCAGCTCCGACCCCCGCCACGGCGGGGTCGGCGCCGGCCGCCGGCTCGCAGGCCGTCATCGCGCTCATCCTCGGCATTCTCGGCCTGGCTTCTTGTCAGGTCCTGGGGCCGATTGCCTGGTACCTGGGACACCAGGAGCTGCAGGCAATTCGGGCCTCCGGCCGAGGGTCGGCACAGGATGAAGGCATGGCCCTGGCAGGCAAGATCCTGGGCATCATCGCGACCGTGGCCCTGGCGATGGTCTTGGCGGTGGGTCTGGTGTGGATCTTGATTGCCGCCTTGGTGGTTCTTGGTACTCTCTAG
- the cutA gene encoding divalent-cation tolerance protein CutA produces the protein MGAIVVVTTAGTEEQANLIARELVARRRAACVNIVPGIRSIYRWQGKICTDGEMMLVIKTVAAEFEAVANTIRELHNYELPEILSFSVQKGDASFLQWIGESVDKDADFVDEEERVAFANPDDTDF, from the coding sequence ATGGGTGCAATCGTCGTCGTCACCACCGCCGGAACGGAAGAACAGGCCAATCTCATTGCTCGCGAGCTGGTGGCGCGTCGCAGAGCCGCCTGCGTCAATATCGTTCCAGGAATTCGGTCGATCTATCGCTGGCAGGGGAAGATCTGCACCGACGGCGAGATGATGCTGGTGATCAAGACCGTCGCGGCCGAGTTCGAGGCCGTCGCCAACACCATCCGCGAGCTCCACAACTACGAGCTGCCCGAGATCCTCTCTTTCTCGGTCCAGAAGGGCGATGCCTCCTTCTTGCAGTGGATCGGCGAGAGTGTCGACAAAGACGCCGACTTCGTCGATGAAGAAGAGCGGGTGGCCTTCGCCAACCCCGACGACACCGACTTCTAA
- the bshC gene encoding bacillithiol biosynthesis cysteine-adding enzyme BshC translates to MTANASSFSATSRSDGLRVELAGSGLLPAMPRAFLEGRERDLLAPLRFLPPGELPAPRPQPAPDRRALAEALRVANRAYGNRRADELADLLARPETRVVVTGQQPGILGGPLYTLSKAVAAARWAAALEAAGQPAVAVFWVATEDHDFREVSALTVLARGGSRKLSLGEDPEPLAPVGMRTLGRGIEAVLAELAELMPGDRYGRWLDEIRHWYRPEARFGEAFCRLMSGLLGDYSPLFLDAMDADIKRLQRPWLEKIVERRAEVAAASAAADERIVERGFALQVSPQPGTSPLFLLHRGERRRIEWTAEGYRLRGGDDAGGSIAELLEIVRDNPAVVSPGVLARPAIQDALLASDLQLLGPGELSYMPQVAALYPVLGITAPWTTLRPQAMVVEGHQLEHLEELSLPLESLLGDRRSLDRKLSELGGGDLLAAPRQRVEAILAEVGTAALAVDGNLERPFDKTREQILRALDKFSDKVAAAAVRSDEVRSRRIDRLREALLPDGRMQERVVFSAHFRGKHEQRFVDSLWQQMDLDGGVLQVITP, encoded by the coding sequence GTGACAGCGAACGCCTCATCCTTCTCTGCGACAAGCCGCTCTGACGGCCTGCGCGTCGAGCTCGCCGGCAGTGGTCTGCTGCCGGCGATGCCGCGAGCCTTTCTCGAAGGTCGGGAGCGCGACCTGTTGGCGCCGTTGCGCTTTCTGCCGCCGGGCGAGCTGCCCGCGCCGCGCCCACAGCCGGCACCGGATCGCCGCGCCCTGGCGGAAGCCCTGAGGGTTGCCAATCGGGCCTACGGCAATCGCCGCGCCGACGAACTGGCGGATCTCTTGGCGAGGCCCGAGACCCGCGTCGTGGTCACCGGCCAGCAGCCGGGAATTCTCGGCGGTCCCCTCTACACCCTGTCGAAAGCGGTGGCCGCGGCGCGCTGGGCGGCGGCTCTCGAAGCGGCCGGCCAGCCGGCCGTCGCGGTTTTCTGGGTGGCCACCGAAGATCACGACTTTCGCGAGGTCTCGGCCCTCACGGTGCTCGCCCGAGGTGGGTCCCGGAAGCTCTCCCTGGGTGAGGATCCGGAACCGCTGGCGCCGGTCGGAATGCGCACCCTCGGTCGCGGCATCGAGGCCGTTCTCGCCGAGCTCGCGGAGCTCATGCCCGGCGACCGCTATGGCCGTTGGCTCGACGAGATCCGCCACTGGTATCGCCCGGAGGCGCGCTTCGGCGAAGCTTTCTGCCGCCTGATGAGCGGTCTTCTGGGGGACTACAGCCCGCTTTTTCTCGATGCGATGGATGCCGACATCAAGCGGCTCCAGCGCCCCTGGCTCGAGAAGATCGTCGAGCGCCGGGCCGAGGTTGCGGCCGCCAGCGCCGCTGCCGACGAGCGCATCGTGGAGCGTGGCTTTGCGCTCCAGGTCTCGCCCCAGCCGGGGACCTCGCCGCTGTTCTTGTTGCATCGCGGCGAGCGCCGGCGGATCGAGTGGACCGCCGAAGGCTATCGCCTGCGCGGCGGCGACGATGCCGGCGGCTCGATCGCCGAGCTGCTCGAGATCGTGCGCGATAATCCCGCCGTGGTGAGCCCGGGGGTGCTCGCCCGGCCGGCGATTCAAGACGCTTTGCTGGCCAGTGATCTGCAGCTCCTCGGACCCGGCGAGCTGTCCTACATGCCGCAGGTGGCGGCGCTTTATCCGGTGCTCGGGATCACCGCCCCCTGGACGACTCTGCGGCCGCAGGCGATGGTGGTCGAAGGCCATCAGCTCGAGCACCTCGAAGAGCTGTCTCTGCCCCTCGAAAGCCTGCTGGGCGATCGTCGCAGCCTCGATCGCAAGCTTTCCGAGCTCGGTGGCGGCGACCTGCTGGCAGCGCCCCGCCAGCGGGTGGAGGCGATCCTGGCCGAGGTCGGCACGGCCGCTTTGGCGGTGGATGGCAATCTCGAGCGCCCCTTCGACAAGACCCGCGAGCAGATTCTGCGGGCTCTCGACAAATTCTCGGACAAGGTGGCCGCCGCCGCAGTGCGCTCCGACGAGGTGCGTTCGCGGCGCATCGACCGGTTGCGGGAAGCCTTGTTGCCGGATGGCCGGATGCAGGAGCGGGTGGTCTTCTCGGCCCACTTCCGGGGCAAGCATGAGCAGCGCTTCGTCGACAGCCTGTGGCAGCAGATGGATCTCGATGGCGGTGTGCTGCAGGTGATCACGCCATGA
- a CDS encoding GspH/FimT family pseudopilin, producing the protein MGSQRGFQLLDVVISSALLMVLLTLSVPPLLRAVAGARVRAGAAEVAGIFQLAKSYAVRYSAHVGVRFQDGSPAFWRLYYDGDGDGIRADDIAAGIDPEFLGKPLGHLGPAARFGFPPGPAPRDPGNLGRRLDRLEDPIRFNRSNIASFGPLGTATPGTVYLTDGRSRLSAVRVTGTTGRIRILVYDERRERWR; encoded by the coding sequence GTGGGCTCTCAGCGTGGTTTCCAGTTGCTCGATGTGGTCATCTCATCGGCCTTGTTGATGGTCCTGCTCACCCTCTCCGTGCCGCCCTTGCTGCGGGCGGTGGCGGGAGCTCGAGTGCGAGCCGGCGCCGCCGAGGTGGCCGGAATCTTTCAGCTCGCCAAGTCCTATGCGGTGCGCTACAGCGCCCATGTCGGGGTGCGTTTTCAGGACGGCTCGCCGGCCTTCTGGCGGCTGTACTACGACGGCGACGGCGACGGCATTCGGGCCGACGACATCGCCGCCGGGATCGATCCCGAGTTCCTCGGCAAACCCCTCGGCCATCTCGGTCCGGCGGCACGATTCGGGTTTCCTCCGGGGCCGGCGCCGCGCGACCCCGGGAATCTCGGCCGTCGCCTCGATCGCCTCGAAGATCCGATTCGCTTCAATCGCTCGAACATCGCCTCCTTCGGGCCCCTCGGCACCGCGACGCCGGGTACCGTCTACCTGACCGATGGCCGGTCACGCCTGTCGGCGGTGCGGGTCACCGGCACCACCGGCCGCATCCGAATCCTGGTCTACGACGAGCGCCGAGAACGCTGGCGCTGA
- the bshA gene encoding N-acetyl-alpha-D-glucosaminyl L-malate synthase BshA produces MKIGISCYPTYGGSGVVATELAMALAEGGDEVHVISYAVPSRLSFLNSRLFFHEVTVPRYPLFEYPPYSLALATKMVEVARHNRLDLLHVHYAVPNAVSAVLARQMMAPQRLPVVTTLHGTDITLVGVDPSYLETTRFGIVASDAVTTVSESLRQTTLGELDRELPIDVIHNFIDPERFDPAAGRPGAKRWSEPGEKVLVHVSNFRPVKRVLDVLGVFRRLHGEMPVRLLMIGDGPDRPQAEQYCRDHGICQSITFVGNMPLVEEGLLGADLFLLTSETESFGLAVLEAMACGVPVVATRVGGVPEVVADGETGFLCPVGDVEAMAAAALRLLRDPDLAGRFGKAGRRRAIECFSQRQIVAQYRQLYERVLATAP; encoded by the coding sequence ATGAAGATCGGCATCAGCTGCTATCCGACCTACGGTGGCTCCGGAGTGGTGGCGACGGAGCTCGCCATGGCGCTGGCGGAGGGCGGCGACGAAGTCCACGTGATCAGCTATGCGGTGCCTTCGCGGCTGTCCTTTCTCAACTCGCGTCTGTTCTTCCACGAAGTCACGGTGCCGCGCTATCCGCTGTTCGAGTACCCCCCGTACTCCCTCGCTCTCGCCACCAAGATGGTCGAGGTGGCGCGCCACAATCGCCTCGACCTGCTGCACGTCCACTACGCCGTGCCCAACGCCGTTTCGGCGGTGTTGGCGCGCCAGATGATGGCGCCTCAGCGGCTGCCCGTGGTGACCACCCTGCACGGCACCGACATCACCCTGGTGGGGGTCGACCCGAGCTACCTCGAGACCACCCGTTTCGGCATCGTCGCCAGCGATGCCGTGACCACCGTCTCCGAGTCTTTGCGCCAGACCACCCTCGGAGAGCTCGACCGCGAGCTGCCGATCGATGTCATCCACAACTTCATCGATCCCGAGCGCTTCGATCCCGCCGCCGGCCGTCCCGGGGCGAAGCGCTGGTCCGAGCCCGGGGAGAAGGTCTTGGTGCACGTCTCGAACTTCCGGCCGGTGAAGCGGGTGCTCGATGTCCTCGGCGTTTTTCGGCGCCTCCACGGCGAGATGCCGGTGCGGCTGCTGATGATCGGCGACGGGCCGGACCGCCCCCAGGCGGAGCAGTACTGCCGCGACCACGGCATCTGTCAGTCGATCACCTTCGTCGGCAACATGCCCTTGGTCGAGGAAGGCCTGCTCGGCGCCGACCTCTTTCTGCTGACCTCCGAAACCGAGTCCTTCGGCTTGGCGGTGCTCGAGGCGATGGCCTGCGGCGTGCCGGTGGTGGCGACTCGGGTCGGTGGCGTGCCGGAGGTGGTGGCGGATGGCGAGACCGGCTTTCTTTGTCCGGTCGGCGACGTCGAGGCGATGGCCGCGGCGGCCCTGCGACTGCTGCGCGATCCGGATCTCGCCGGACGCTTCGGCAAGGCCGGGCGCCGCCGCGCCATCGAGTGCTTCAGTCAGCGACAGATCGTGGCCCAGTACCGGCAGCTCTACGAGCGCGTTCTGGCGACCGCTCCTTGA
- a CDS encoding helix-hairpin-helix domain-containing protein, with the protein MFKISNLLIQLLALSFFACLMPAVAVADSGVVNINQADAQELALLPRVGPAVSQRIVDFRAENGEFRSLEELMLVRGIGEKTFEQLAPYITLEGETTLATKVRTSRSAEKPADEG; encoded by the coding sequence ATGTTCAAGATTTCCAACCTGCTCATCCAGTTGCTCGCCCTTTCGTTCTTCGCCTGCCTGATGCCGGCCGTCGCGGTGGCCGATTCGGGAGTCGTCAACATCAATCAGGCTGACGCCCAGGAGCTCGCTCTGCTGCCGCGCGTCGGGCCGGCCGTCTCCCAGCGGATCGTCGACTTCCGCGCCGAGAACGGTGAGTTCCGCAGCCTCGAGGAGTTGATGTTGGTTCGCGGAATCGGCGAGAAGACCTTCGAGCAGCTCGCGCCCTACATCACTCTCGAGGGCGAAACCACTCTGGCCACCAAGGTGCGAACTTCGCGGTCGGCCGAGAAGCCCGCGGACGAAGGCTGA
- a CDS encoding YigZ family protein, translating to MKTYRAPRAAVRAELREKGSRFLCVLAPADSRPAAVAALEAIRREFPDATHHCFAWRLGARTEERSSDDGEPAGTAGLPILRVLQGAELSDVLAVVVRWFGGTKLGKGGLVRAYGGAAREAIAHLATVERAPTVAGRVEVSYELLGAVHRLVRPPAVERLGEEFGERVRVELRVRLDELEVVEASLADLGLTFERNNPAGNA from the coding sequence TTGAAGACCTATCGCGCTCCACGGGCCGCCGTCCGTGCCGAGCTGCGCGAGAAGGGCTCGAGATTCCTTTGTGTCCTGGCGCCGGCGGACAGCCGGCCCGCTGCCGTCGCCGCCCTCGAGGCGATTCGCCGAGAGTTTCCGGACGCCACCCATCACTGCTTCGCCTGGCGCTTGGGGGCCAGAACCGAGGAACGCTCCTCCGACGACGGCGAGCCTGCCGGCACCGCCGGCCTGCCCATCCTGCGAGTTCTGCAGGGCGCCGAGCTTTCCGACGTCCTCGCCGTCGTGGTGCGTTGGTTCGGGGGCACCAAGCTCGGCAAAGGGGGGTTGGTGCGGGCCTATGGCGGGGCGGCCCGCGAGGCCATCGCCCATCTGGCCACCGTCGAGCGCGCTCCGACGGTGGCCGGCCGGGTCGAGGTTTCCTACGAGCTTCTCGGCGCGGTTCACCGGTTGGTGCGTCCTCCGGCGGTCGAGCGTTTGGGGGAGGAGTTCGGTGAGCGGGTGCGGGTCGAACTGCGAGTCCGCCTCGACGAGCTGGAGGTCGTCGAGGCCAGCCTCGCCGATCTCGGCCTGACCTTCGAGCGGAACAACCCCGCCGGGAATGCGTAG
- the bshB1 gene encoding bacillithiol biosynthesis deacetylase BshB1, whose amino-acid sequence MNETVDVLAIGTHPDDVELCCGGTVARLAAAGRRVGLLHLTRGEGGTRGSAEERLREAERAAEILGAAQLDFLDCGDGALRTGPAEEDALIAVLRRRRPEVVLAPPPRDRHPDHGRASALVEAASFYAGLEARGEGSPHRPGAVFFYMQHHLFEPRFIVDVSATWHQRSEALAAYGSQFYRPDASDGEATTKIATRQFALAVEGRARHFGEIVGAEFGEPFGSRQPLAVGDLMGLIPGGVR is encoded by the coding sequence ATGAACGAAACAGTCGATGTGCTCGCCATCGGGACCCATCCGGACGACGTCGAGCTGTGTTGCGGAGGGACCGTGGCTCGGCTGGCGGCGGCCGGCCGGCGGGTTGGCCTTCTCCACCTGACGCGCGGCGAAGGCGGCACTCGAGGCTCCGCCGAAGAAAGACTGCGCGAGGCCGAGCGGGCGGCGGAGATCCTGGGCGCTGCGCAGCTCGACTTTCTCGATTGCGGCGATGGCGCCTTGCGCACCGGCCCGGCAGAAGAGGACGCCCTCATCGCGGTGCTCCGCCGCCGGCGCCCGGAGGTGGTGCTGGCCCCGCCGCCGCGGGACCGGCATCCGGACCACGGTCGCGCCAGTGCGTTGGTCGAGGCGGCGAGCTTCTATGCCGGCCTCGAGGCCCGCGGTGAAGGCTCTCCGCATCGGCCCGGGGCGGTGTTTTTCTACATGCAACATCATCTCTTCGAGCCGCGCTTCATCGTCGACGTGAGCGCCACCTGGCACCAGCGCAGCGAAGCCCTCGCCGCCTACGGTAGCCAGTTCTATCGCCCTGACGCCTCGGACGGCGAGGCGACCACCAAGATCGCCACCCGGCAGTTCGCCCTCGCCGTCGAGGGCCGAGCGCGACACTTCGGAGAGATCGTCGGTGCCGAGTTCGGAGAGCCCTTCGGCAGCCGCCAACCGCTCGCCGTGGGCGACCTGATGGGCTTGATTCCGGGAGGCGTGCGATGA